Genomic window (Elusimicrobiota bacterium):
CTGGGTCAACGTGCCCGTGATGGCTGGGGAGGCAGGCACGGTGGCAGGAATCGCTTCACCAGCTTGGGGAGGCGGCAAGAATGCGCGTGAGGGTTGAGGGGGCACATTCTTATAGCGAATAGCTGTGCCAGTGAGTTGGAGTCCGCAATCAGTATAGATTGAGAAGAAATAGAAGGGGAAATAGAAGCAGGACTCATCGGCAAAGACATTTATTAGGGTATCCGCCTTTCCTTTCAACGCATCCTTGAGGGCTGTCTGTAATGAATAGTCAGCCGTGCCGCCAACAGGAATGCCCAAGAACCAAGCTTGGTTTGCCTTTCCTACGGACATCCCCACAACCTCTTCTTGTCCTGGCCCCATAGATGCTGATGAGGCAAGCAGGGGTCTCTTGATCGTGCAACCAGCAGCGCCAAGCACCAAGACCACGACCATGGCCGTCAATAATTTCTGCATCTTGCCTCCTGCACGACTGCCCAAGTCTAGCAAACTCCGAACCCGTCGGAGAGACGGGAAATCAATGAAAAAGTTAGCGCGTGCATATATGCGCAGGGCCGCATGGGTCCTCTCGCCGCTCCTAGGGTGCCTCTCGCTCCAACGGGGGCACGAGTTCGGGCTACCCCATCCACGCCCGGGTGCAGGCCCGGCAAGTCTGCGCTGGCCTCGGATGCTTGGCGACAACGGAACTTACTTGAGCCGGACCTGCCGCCTCTCTCCCGGAACCATGCCCAAGCGGTCCATGGGCGAAAACTTTCGATGCTGTAGCGCCACATCCCGGTTCGCCAAACCCACACAGAGCTTGACCGTCTCCATTGTCGAATGGCCGAGAAGCCGCTGGAGTGAGAAAGCATCCCCACCGTTGAGTATGTAGGACACCGCGAAGGTGTGCCGCATTGTGTGGGGGGAAACCCTCACGCCCTCCACCCCCGCGCTCCTGCCGTAGCGGGCCAGCACTTGCTGGAACCACCTCGGCTTTACCGGCCTCCCGAATTGGTCCGTAAAGAAAGCATCCACCCCCGGAATGTCCCCGCGCCGCTGGCGATAGTCCCATAGCGCCTTCTTCGCCATCGCGCCGAAATAGACCGTTCGCTCCTTGGCTCCCTTGCCCAAGACCGTGATACCGCTCCCGGCCCAGTCAATGTCTCCGGTCCTGATAGACAGCAGTTCCGACAGCCGCAGGCCTGTATCAAGCGCCAGCAGGATCATGGTCCAGTTCCGCAGCCCCGTAAAGGTCCGCGTCTTGGGCTGCGCCAGCAAAGCCTGGACTTGCTCGGGCGACAAGGGCCGTATCACCACCTTGGGGGCCTTGGGCTTCTCCAAGGTCAGCATGGGATTGTTTAGGACCACCCGCTCACGCTCCAGGAATGCAAAGAAGGTCTTGAGCGTGACGAAGAAACGCCGCACCGAACCCGGGGCCACCCTGCGGCCCGTCTTCGTGGCCGTGCAGTTCAGATGCTCCAGGTAGGCCCGGACTTGCGGCGCTGTCGTGTGTCGCGGCAGGGGCCGCTCAGGCAGACCGTCCAGGAAGGCCGCAAAGCCCCCCAGGACCGCGCCATACCATGTGATGGTGTGCGGGGACAGGTTCATGCTGCGGCAGCGCAGCAGGAAAAGCTCGATGGCGGCCTGATACGATTGCTCGGATACGGCAAGCTCCGACCGGACGGCGGGCAGGCGTTCCATGATGCCTCCTGCCTGCCAAGGAAAGCGCACTCACGGCCTG
Coding sequences:
- a CDS encoding tyrosine-type recombinase/integrase — protein: MERLPAVRSELAVSEQSYQAAIELFLLRCRSMNLSPHTITWYGAVLGGFAAFLDGLPERPLPRHTTAPQVRAYLEHLNCTATKTGRRVAPGSVRRFFVTLKTFFAFLERERVVLNNPMLTLEKPKAPKVVIRPLSPEQVQALLAQPKTRTFTGLRNWTMILLALDTGLRLSELLSIRTGDIDWAGSGITVLGKGAKERTVYFGAMAKKALWDYRQRRGDIPGVDAFFTDQFGRPVKPRWFQQVLARYGRSAGVEGVRVSPHTMRHTFAVSYILNGGDAFSLQRLLGHSTMETVKLCVGLANRDVALQHRKFSPMDRLGMVPGERRQVRLK